The Lentisphaerota bacterium nucleotide sequence TTCGGCCCCGGCGAGGACTTCAACGCCTATCCGCGGGCGGTCGAGCGAGACATCGAGCTGTGCCGCAGCGCGGGCGTGGACGTGGTGTTCTTTCCCCAGGCGGCGGTGATGTATGCGCCGGACGCGAGCGTGACGGTGGTTGAGGAACAACTCTCGGCGGGATTGTGCGGCGCGTCGCGGCCGGGTCATTTTCGGGGAGTCTGCACGGTGGTCGCGAAATTGTTCAATATCGCGCTGCCCGACGTGGCGGTGTTCGGTCAGAAGGACTACCAGCAGGTCGCCGTGATCCGCCGGATGGTGCGGGATCTGAACGTTCCCGTCGAGATCGTCGTCGCGCCGATTCTGCGCGACCCGGACGGCCTGGCGATGAGTTCGCGCAACGCCTATCTTTCGCCCGACGAGCGGCGGATGGGGCTTGGCCTGAGCCAGTCGCTGGCGCTGGCCCGTGACGCAGCGACGGCCGGGGAGCGCGATGCGGATGTGGTAATAGCCCGGATGCGCGCGCATCTGGAAAGCCGGGGATTGCGGGTGGATTATGTCGCGGTTGTCCACGCCGACACCCTGGAGCCGGTCGCCGCGCTGGCACACGGTCAGGTGGCGCTCGTCGCCGCCTTCGCCGGCAAGACGCGATTGATTGACAATGCGGCGCTGTGAGCGCCTCCGACCACCGGCACGGCGTCGAGCAGCGCGCGGGTGTAGGGGTCTTGGGGTGAACCGAGGACCCTTTCGGTGAGCCCGGTCTCGATGATTCGGCCTTTGTACATCACCGCGATGCGGTCGGCCAGATGCCGGACCACGCCGATATCGTGGGTGATAAAGAGGTAGGAGAGGGCGTGTTTGGCGCGGAGGGATTCGAGCAGGTTGAGGATCTGGGCGCGCACGGAGAGGTCGAGCGCACTGACCGCCTCGTCACAGATCAGGAGGCGGGGCTTGAGGGCAAGCGCGCGCGCGATGCAGATCCGTTGGCGTTGCCCGCCCGAAAAGGCGTGCGGGTAGCGGTCGAGCGCCTCGGGGCCAAGGCCGACATCGGCCAGCAGGCCAACCGCCGTTTCGCGCTGTTCGCGGCGACGGATCAGGCCATGCGCCAGCACGGCTTCGGTGAGCGCGTCCAGAATGGTGTGGCGCGGATTGAGCGAGGCCAAGGGATCCTGAAAAACGACCTGCACGGATCGGCGGTAAGCGGCTCGCTCGTCGGCGTCAAACGTTGTGATGTCGCGGCCGTCGAGCAGGATTTCTCCGGAATAGGGCTTGGCGAGGAGGAGGATGGTGCGGGCGAGGGTCGTCTTGCCGCAGCCGGACTCACCGACGATGCCGAGCGTCTCGCCCGCCCGCACCTGCAGCGAGACACCATCAACGGCGCGAACGTGGCTGCGAACGCGGCCGAACAGGCCGCTTCGCAGCGGGTACCAGGTGCGCAGATCACGAATATCAAGGAGTGTTTTCATCGGC carries:
- a CDS encoding ABC transporter ATP-binding protein — encoded protein: MPMKTLLDIRDLRTWYPLRSGLFGRVRSHVRAVDGVSLQVRAGETLGIVGESGCGKTTLARTILLLAKPYSGEILLDGRDITTFDADERAAYRRSVQVVFQDPLASLNPRHTILDALTEAVLAHGLIRRREQRETAVGLLADVGLGPEALDRYPHAFSGGQRQRICIARALALKPRLLICDEAVSALDLSVRAQILNLLESLRAKHALSYLFITHDIGVVRHLADRIAVMYKGRIIETGLTERVLGSPQDPYTRALLDAVPVVGGAHSAALSINRVLPAKAATSAT
- a CDS encoding pantoate--beta-alanine ligase, whose protein sequence is MRVIEKPEEMQAWAVETKRAGVRLGLVPTMGYLHEGHLSLVRLARERCGAVVLSLFVNPTQFGPGEDFNAYPRAVERDIELCRSAGVDVVFFPQAAVMYAPDASVTVVEEQLSAGLCGASRPGHFRGVCTVVAKLFNIALPDVAVFGQKDYQQVAVIRRMVRDLNVPVEIVVAPILRDPDGLAMSSRNAYLSPDERRMGLGLSQSLALARDAATAGERDADVVIARMRAHLESRGLRVDYVAVVHADTLEPVAALAHGQVALVAAFAGKTRLIDNAAL